The region GCGCCCGACGAGGAGTCGGTGTCCCTGGTCGACTTCGAGGCGGCGGCGCCGGCCGAGGAGCGGGGCCGCCAGGTCGTCGCCCACCCCGGCTTCTTCGCCCCGCCCGACCGCAGAGGCATCGACGTCGACCGGTACGCGCTGGCGTGTCTGCGGCTCGCGCTCTTCATGCCCCTGACCACCCTGTTCGTGGTGGACCGGGGCAAGGCGGCCCATCTGGCCGAGGTGATCGCCGGCCAGTTCCCTGACGTACCGGCCGACTTCCTGGCCGAGGCGGTCGCCGAGATCACCCGTGACGTGTCCGCGCCGGACACCGGGCGCCCCGCGCCCTCGCCGCCGGCGGCTCCGGTCGAGCCCGGCGACTGGCCGTACAGCCGGGACTCGATGGTGAAGGCGATCCTCGCCTCCGCCACTCCCGAACGCCACGACCGGCTCTTCCCCGGCGACATCACCCAGTTCTCCGACGGCGGCGGACTCGGCCTCGCGCACGGCGCGGCCGGGGTCCTGTACGCGCTGTCCCGGGCGGGCGCCGAGCGGTACGAGGAGGGCGAGCGCTGGCTGCTGGCCCACACCGACCCGGTGCCGGTGGGCACTCCGCTGGGGCTGTACGACGGTCTCGCGGGCGTCGCCCACGTCCTCGACCTGCTCGGACACCGGCCGCGCGCGCTGGACCTGATGGACCTGGTCCTCCGGGAGAAGTGGCACAAGCTCTCCTCGGACCTGCGGGGCGGTCTCGCCGGGCTGGGTCTGGTCCTCGGCGGGCTGGCGCGCACGACCGGGGAGACAGAGTTCGCCCAGCGGGCCCAGGAGGTCACGGACATCCTGGTGAGCCGCCTGGACGAGCCGCTCCCGGACCCGAAGAAGCGCCGCGCCGGGCTGCTGCGGGGGGCGAGCGGGCCCGCCCTGCTGTTCCTCAGGCAGTACGAGGCGACCGGTGACCCCGCGCTGCTCGACGCGGCAGGCACGGCGCTGCGCCGGGACCTGGACGGCTGCGTCGTACAGCGGGGCGGTGGTCTTGAGGTCGACGAGGGATGGCGGACCATGCCGTACCTCGCGGAAGGCAGCGTGGGGATCGGCCTGGTCCTCGACGACTACCTGGCGCGCTCCGCGTCGGCGGGGCACTCCCCGGCCCGTTCGGACGGCCGTGTGGAGTTCGAGGAAGCCCGGGACCGCATCCTGACCTCCGCCGCCTCGCGCTTCTACGCACAGCCCGGACTGTTCCAGGGCAGGGCCGGCATGATCCTGCACCTCGCCCGCACCGGCGCCCCCGAGTCGCGGCGCCGCGAACAGATCGCGGGGCTCGGCTGGTACGCGATGTCGTACCAGGGCCAACTGGCCTTCCCCGGGCACCAGATGATGCGGCTCTCCATGGACCTGGGCACCGGCACGGCGGGCTGTCTGCTCGCGCTCGGCGCGGCCCTCGACGAGACGGCCCCCGCCGCACTGCCCTTCCTCCCGCCGCCACGGCGGCCCCAAGACGCGGCTCCTCACCAGGAGTCGTGACGCGACACCCGTCCCCACAGAGAACCCGGACCACCGGGATCGACGAAAGGAATCGACATGGCACTGCTCGACCTTCAGACGATGGAGTCCGACGAGACCGCCAACACCGGCGGCAACAGCACGCTGAGCCTGCTGTCCTGCGTGAGCGCGGCCAGCGTCACCCTCTGTCTCTGAGCACTGCCGGCAGCTACGCCGGGCGGCCACTCCCACTCGTGGAGGGCCGCCCGGCGGTCCGTCATCCCCCGTCGGAGGGCCCACCCGATGACGACCGACTCCCCCGACCGGCCGGCCCCGGCCGAGGACACCGCCTCGCCGCTGCGCGCGACAGTGCGCCGCACCCGGGCGAGCTGCGCGGTCCTGTTCCTGGTGGCCACGGTCTCGACGGGGCTCAGCCTGGCCCTGCCCCTGACTTTGGGACGGGCCCTCGACGTGACTCTGGCGCACCCGGACGGCACCGGCGCCCTGCGCTGGGTCCTGTGGTGCGCCGTTCTGGTCCTGCTGCTCGCCGTCCTCGACGCCGTCGAGACCGTGCTGAGCGGCACCACCAACGCCCGCGCCACGGCGTGGCTGCGACACCGGCTGACCGGGCACCTGCTCGCCGTGGGGCCACGGGCCGGGGAACGGTTCGGGTCCGGCGAACTGGTGGCCCGGCTGGTCGGCAACGCCGCTCAGGCCGGGACCGCGCCCGCCGCCCTCGCCGCGCTGCTGGCCGCGCTCGCCGGACCGGTCGGAGCGGTGGTGGCGCTCGGTCTGCTCGACCCGTGGCTGGCCGCGGTGTTCCTGGCCGGGGCTCCGCTGCTGGCTCTCCTGCTGCGGGCCTTCACCCAGGACTCCTCACGGTGTGTGGCCGCCTACCAGGACGCCCAGGGGCGGATCGCGAGCGGACTCACGGAGGCGATCGGCGGAGCCCGCACCATCGCCGCGTGCGGGACGGCGGACCGGGAGGTGGCCCGGGTCCTGCGGCCACTGCCCGAACTCACCCGCGCGGGCCACCGGATGTGGCACGTCCAGGGACGCGCGGCGGCCCGGGCGGTCGCCCTGGCCCCCTTGCTGCAACTGGGGGTCGTGGCCGTCGCCGGTGTCCTGCTCGTCCGCGGCCGGCTGACGGTGGGCGAGATGCTCGCCGCCTCGCGGTACGCCGTCCTGGCGGCCGGGGTCGGAGTCCTGGTCGGCCAGTTGTCGGGCCTGGTCCGGGCCCGGGCGTCGGCCCGGCGCCTCGGCGAGGTGCTGGCCGAGCCGGTGACGGCGTACGGGAGCCGTCGGCTGCCGCCGGGGCGGGGCCGGCTGGAGCTTCGCGGGGTCACCGCCCGGCGGGGCGGGCGGACGCTCCTGGACGGCGTCGACCTGGTCGTGCCCGGCGGCGGCACTCTCGCCGTGGTGGGCCGCTCCGGCGCGGGCAAGTCCCTCCTCGCGGCGCTCGCCGGGCGGCTGGCCGATCCCGACGACGGAACGGTGCTCCTGGACGGCGTGCCGCTGCCCGAACTGGACCACGACGAACTGCGCCGCGCGATCGGCTACGCCTTCGAGCGCCCCGCCCTGCTCGGCGACACCGTCGCGGACACGATCGGCTTCGGCGTCCGGACCGCCCCGCCCGACCGGATCAGGGCCGGCGCCGTCGCCGCCCGCGCCGACACGTTCGTACGCCGGCTGCCCGACGGCTACGCCACCCCCTGCCGGGCCGCGCCTCTCTCCGGGGGTGAGCGGCAGCGTCTGGGCCTCGCCCGGGTGCTGGCCCGCGACAGCAGGCTGCTCATCCTCGACGACGCGCTGTCCAGCCTCGACACGGTCACCGAACACCAGGTCGTCGACGCCCTGCTGCACCACTCCCCGGGCGGCACCCGGGTGATCGTCGCCCACCGGGTCTCCAGCGCGGCCCGCGCGGACACGGTGGCCTGGCTGGACGGAGGGCGGGTGCGGGCGGTGGGAACGCACGCGCGACTGTGGCGGGAGAGGGGTTACCGGGAGGTGTTCGCGGATGCCGAGGAGTGAGCACGCCCGGGCGTGGCCGACCGGCGGCGACGGCCTCCGCACGCGCGGAGTGCGGTTTCTGCGGCAGCAGCGGCGTGTCGTGGCCCGGCTCGTGCTGTGGTCCGTACTGGAGACCGGGCAGACCTTCCTCATGGGTTACGCCCTCGCCCGCGCCCTCGACGAGGGGTTCCTGCGCGGTCGGGCGGACGTCGGGCTCGGCTGGCTCGGGGTCGCCGTGCTCGCGGTCGCCGTGGGGGCGTACGGCACCGGACGGGTCTACGGGGCGGTCGCCGCACTCGTCGAACCGCTGCGGGACCGGCTCGTGGAGCGGGTGGTGGCGCGCGGGGTGCGGGAGGCGGACGGCGGGGCCCTGTCCGCGCTGACCCAGCAGGTGGAGATCGCCCGGGACACCTTCGCCGGTGTGGTGATGGTGTCCCGTTCCTTCGTCTTCACGGCCGCGGGCGCGCTGATCGGGCTGGGTTCACTGGCGCCGCCGCTGCTGCTCGTGGTCGTGCCCCCACTGGTCGTCGGCGTGGGCCTCTTCGCGGCGAGCATGCGCCCCCTGGCCCACCGCCAGGAGGCCTTCCTCGTCGCCGACGAACGGCTCGCCGACCGCTTCGGCGACGTCTGCGCCGGACTGCGGGACGTGACGGCGGGCGGGGCGGAGGAGCGGGTGGCCGCCGACGTCGGCGAACGGGTCGAGGCCGAGCTGCGGGCGGCCCGCTCGCTGGCCCGCTGGGGAGTGCCGCGCGTGGCGTCGATCGCCGTCGGCGGACAGCTCCCCATCGTCCTGCTGCTGCTGGCCGCCCCCTGGCTGCTGCGCGGCGGTGTCACACCCGGCGCGCTGGTCGGCGCGCTCGCCTACGTCACCCAGTCCCTGCTGCCCGCCCTGCAGAACCTGGTCCACGGCATGGGCACCAGCGGCTCCCGGCTCGCGGTCGTCCTGCGCCGCCTGGTGCCGGCCGGCGGGGCGGCGGACAGGGGGAGCGGTCCGGACGCCCGCCCCGCCCACAGCCCCGCGAGCGCGCCCGCCCTCACCGTCTCCGGCCTCACCTTCGCCTACGGCCCCACCTGCGCGCCCGTCGTCGACGGCCTCACCCTCAGCCTGCCCCCGGGCGCGCGGCTGGCGGTCGTGGGCCCCAGCGGCATCGGCAAGTCCACCCTCGTCTCCCTGGCCGCCGGTCTCCTCGAACCCCAGCACGGCACTATCCGGCTCTGCGGGCATCCGGTGTCCGGCAGCGCCGCCCACGCCCACCGGGTCGTCATCCCCCAAGAGGCGTACGTGTTCAGCGGGACGTTCGCCGAGAACCTGGGCTGTCTGCGGCCGGACCCCGTGCCCGAGTCCGAGCTGCTGGCCGCCGCCGAGGCGGTCGGGCTCGCCCCGCTCCTCGCCCGGCACGGCGGACCCGGCGGCCGGGTCGACCCGGCCGCGCTGTCGGCCGGCGAACGGCAGCTGATCGCACTGACGCGGGCCTGGCTCTCGTACGCCTGTGTGGCACTCCTCGACGAGGCCACCTGCCATCTGGACCCGGCGGCGGAGGAACGCGCCGAGCGGGCCTTCGCCTCCCGGCCCGGCACCACCCTGGTCGTGGTCGCGCACCGGATCGCCTCGGCGCGCCGCGCCGACCGTGTCCTCGTCATGGACGGCCGGCACTGCGCGTACGGGACGCACGACGAACTGCTGGAGCGCTCCCACCTCTACCGCGACCTGGTGGGCAACTGGTCGGCCACCCCGTCGACGGAGTCACAGCCAGCCCTCGCCCTGCGAGATACGGATGGCGTCGACGCGGTTGCGGGCCCCGGTCTTGCGGGTGATGGCCGCCATGTAGTTGCGCACGGTTCCGTGGGACAGGTGGAGGCTGCCGGCGATCTCCGCGACGGACGCCCCCTCCGCGGCGAGTGACAGGACACTCAGCTCCCGCCGGGTGAGCGGAATCTGTGTGGCCCTGAGGAAACCGAAGCCGAGCGAGTCATCGACGAAACGTTTCCCCGCCGCGACCTTGCGAATGGCGGACACCAGTCGCTCCGGTGCCCCCTCCCGCTCCTTGTCGACATAGCCCAGCGCACCCGCCTCCGCCGCCCTCTTCAGCAGGCCGGGTCTGCCGGCGCTGGCCAGTACCAGCAGCCGCGGGACGGACGCGCCCGCCCCGCGGCTGCGTAACTCGCCCAGCGGAGGCAGGCCGTAGGAATCCGAAGTCTCCAGGTCGGCGGCACAGACATCCGGCCGCACCGTCCTGAGCCGGCTCGCCGCGCCGCGCCAGGAGGCGTCGTACACCCCCAGGTCGGACTCCCTGTCCAGCCACTCCGCCAGGACCGATCTCACCAGACACGCGTCGTGCACCAGAAGCACTCGGATCACTGCAGCTCCTTCACTCGCCTCGCCCCGGGTCATCCGCTGTCGCGTGTGCCCCCTTTTCGACTCTCACCTCTCGCTCCGGCTCCCAGACGTGCAGAACAGGCCAACGGGGTGCGCGGGGGCGCACTCGTGGGGCTTTCGCGCCGGAATCGTGCTTCCACGCGGGGGCACGAGCCCCGCGTAAAAGGGGTGGCGAGAAGGTTTCTCCCTGCCGAGGTGCTCGGGCCCGGGGTGGGGTCCGAGCCCGCTCGCCGTGCGCGACGGGCCGGGTGGACAGAGCCTTGACTCGGAAGTACCCGGCCCTGCGAGGAGGTGGTCCCGGTGGCTCGTCGAGGGACCTCCGCACGCCGACGACCGGGGTCGGACGCCCGTTCGGCCTCGTTCGGGAAGCCGCTGCTGTCGCTGGCGCTCGCCGGGATGATGGAGGAGGTCCGGGCCCTCTCGGGCGCGGTGTATCTGCTGGAGCCCGGGGGGTCGGTGCTGGAGATGGCCGTCATGGCGGGGCTGCCCCGGGCGTTCGCGGCGCCCTGGGAACGGGTCGGGCTCGGCGCGCCGGTTCCCGTCGCCGAGGCGGCGCGCGAGCGGCGGTTCGTGTGGGTGGGCGGCGAGGAGGAGATGGCCCGGCGGTATCCACGGGTCGCCGTCGTGCTGCCCTACCCCTTCGCGCTGGCCGCCGTACCGGTGGCGACCGCCTCGACGGTGTACGGGGCGATCTTCGTGACCTGGCCCGGTTCGCATCCGCCCGAGCTGTTCCAGCGGGAGCGGCAGCAGCTCGGCGCGGCCTGCGACCGGCTGGCGCTGCGTCTGGAGCGGGCCGCCGCCGAACGCCGTCCGCTGCGGCCCGAGGCGGATCTGCTGGCCATCTCGCCCGGGACGCCGACCGCCGACACCCTCGGCACGGTCGAGGCGGCGCGGATGGTGTCACGGCTGCCGTACGGACTGTGCTCCCTCGATCTGCACGGGCGGGTCTGCTTCGTCAACGCGGCGGCCCCGGAGCTGCTGGGGGTCCCGGCGGGAGCGCTGCTGGGATCCCAACTGTGGGTGTCGGTGCCCTGGCTCGATGATCCGGTGTACGAGGACCGCTACCGCGCCGCGCTGCTCAGCCTGCACGTCACCTCGTTCGTGGCGCTGCGACCGCCGGGCGACTGGCTGTCGTTCCGGCTGTATCCGAGCGCGACCGGGCTGAGTGTGAGGATCACCCGGGCGCGGGCGGTGGCCGAACTGGACCGGGCGGGGCGCAGGCCGGGCGGACCGTCCAGTCTGGTCACGATCTCGCAGGTGCTGTCCCTGGCGGGGGCCCTCACGGAGGCGGCGGGTGTCGAGGACGTCATCCAGCTGGTCGCGGACGAGATCATGCCGGCGGTGGGCTGCCAGACCCTGGTGATGCTGGGCTCAGGGGGCGGGCGTATGCGCGTGCTGGGGCATCGCGGGTACGCCGACGCGCGGCTGGTGGAGCGGTTCGACGGGCTGCCGCTGACCGAGCGGACCCCGGGGATGCAGGTTCTCAACACGGGTGTGCCCGCCTTCTTCGAGTCGAGGGGCGAGTTGGAGCGGGCGTATCCGTCGGTGCGGGAGTTGCCCGGTGGGACGGCGGCCTGGGCGTTTCTCCCGCTCATCGCGTCCGGACGTCCGGTGGGCACCTGTGTGCTGGGCTACGCGGAACGGCACACGTTCCCCGCCGACGAGCGCGCCGTCCTGACCAGTCTCGGCGGCCTGATCGCCCAGGCTCTGGAGCGGGCCCTGCTGTACGACGCCAAGCACCGGGTCGCGCACGGCCTCCAGGCCGCCCTCCTGCCGAGTTCCCTGCCGTCGCTGCCCGGCTTCGAGGCCGCCGCGCGCTATCTGCCCGCCACCCAAGGCATGGACATCGGCGGTGACTTCTACGACCTGGTGTGCTCACACGGGCGGGCGTCGGCGGTGATCGGGGACGTCCAGGGGCACAACGTGACGGCGGCCGGCCTGATGGGGCAGATCCGTACGGCCGTACGGGCGTACACGACTGTCGGTCAAACGCCGCAGGAGGTGATGAGCAGCACCAACCGGCTGCTGATCGACCTCGGCACCGAGCTGTTCGCGAGCTGTCTGTATCTGCGGCTCGATCCGGGGACGGGCCGGGCCGTGATGGCTCGTGCGGGGCATCCGCAGCCGTTGCTGCGGTACCCGGACGGGCAGGTGCGGGTGCTCGACCTGGCCGGGGGTCCCCTGCTGGGGATCGACGCCTCGGCCGAGTACCCGGCGACCGAGGTCGAGCTGTCGCCGGGCTGCGTCCTCGCCCTGTACACCGACGGGCTGATCGAGTCGCCGGGCGTCGACATCGACGAGACGCTGGCCGCCCTCGCCCGGCGGCTCGCGGCGACCGGTGACGGGCCACTGGACGAACTGGCCGACGGGCTGGTCGAGTTCGGCGCGGGGGTGACGGACCGGGTGGACGACATCGCGCTGCTTCTGCTGCGGGCGCGGACGGAGCGGACGGAGCGGACGGAGCGGACGGAGACTTGACGAACGCCGGGCGGGAGGGCGCCCGTGGGAGTGGGCCGGGGTCCTGGCCCTGCGGAGGAGCCGGCCGAGGACTTCTGCGGCCCGCTCCGCCGTAGGGATCCGTGCGCGGCACCGAGGGCCACGGCACGCGGGGCCGGCGGCGCAAGTGCGCTGATCGGCCCCGCGGCGCTTCGAACCGCGCCGCGGACGGCCCCGCGCACGCAGAACGGTCCGGCCCTCCCGCCGGAGGGCCGGACCGCGTCACTGTCGGCCGGGACTACTGGTGTGGCCGGTCAGTGGTTCTGGTTGTTCCCCAGGCCTGTGCCGTCGTCGGCACCGTTGCCGTTGTCCGCGCCGTTGCCGGTCTGGTCGTTGACGCCGCCGAGCTCGTCGCCGCCGACCTCTTCACCAAGTCCGGCGTCCTGACCCGCACCGACATCCTGACCGGCGGCACCGGCGTCCTGGCCCGCACCGGCGTCCTGGCCCGCACCAGCATCCTGACCGGCACCGACGCCCTGGCCCGCACCAGCATCCTGACCCGCACCGGCGTCCTGACCAGCACCAACGCCCTGGCCCGCACCAGCATCCTGACCCGCACCGGCGTCCTGACCAGCACCGGCGTCCTGACCAGCACCAGCAGCGTCACCAGCACCAGCACCAGCACCGGCGCCCGCGCCCGCGTCGCCCGCGCCGATGGTCGCGCCGACGGCCGCCAGGGCCGTGGTGACCGGCTGGAAGAAGGTTTCGCCGCCGACCGTGCAGTCGCCGCTACCGCCGGAGGTCAGGCCGATCGCGCTGCCGTCCTGGGTGAACAGCGAGCCGCCGCTGTCGCCGGCCTCCGCGCAGACGTTCGTCTGGATGAGGCCGGTGACCGTGCCCTCGGCGTAGTTCACGGTGGCGTCGAGGCCGGTGACCTGGCCGTCGTTGAGGCCCGTCGTGGAGCCCATGCGGAAGACCTGCTGGCCGACCGCCGCCTCGGCTGCCTGCGTGATGTCGACGGTCTGGCCGTTGCCGACGTCGACAGTGCTGGCCGCGACGGTCGCCGGGTCGTTGTACTTCACGAGTGCGAAGTCTCCGTCGCCCGGGAAGGTGGCCGCCTCGACCGTGGCGATGGGATCGCCGTTCTCCGCGTCCGACCAGTCGGCCGCGGCGACGCCACAGTGACCGGCGGTCAGGAAGCCGGGCGTACCGT is a window of Streptomyces sp. B21-083 DNA encoding:
- the lanKC gene encoding class III lanthionine synthetase LanKC; the encoded protein is MDQRYEVYALADQHFYETPDRLSGAGETAPQFETARRAVPEGWRAGRIGDWLALTPLGPDGDPLPGPTQGWKVHASATRANAERIAAAVWDYCVPRGIPFKFLPGPHLLHLRNTKYAGRDGSGKFVTVYPADEDQLHQVLAELGALLEGCEGPYILTDLRWQEGPLYVRYGAFARSFVVDERGSLVPAVRDGEGRLVPDRRAPSFQVPDWVRLPAFLEAQLAARNATTVADLPYRIEKALHFSNGGGVYVGTDTRDGRRVVLKEGRPHAGLAADGADAITRLERERAALERVSGLGTVPEVRDWFTLGDHRFLVMDFIEGRPLNSFFAERHPLLTHDPDPGSVADYTRWALRIHRAVEETLEAVHARGIVFNDLHIFNIMVAPDEESVSLVDFEAAAPAEERGRQVVAHPGFFAPPDRRGIDVDRYALACLRLALFMPLTTLFVVDRGKAAHLAEVIAGQFPDVPADFLAEAVAEITRDVSAPDTGRPAPSPPAAPVEPGDWPYSRDSMVKAILASATPERHDRLFPGDITQFSDGGGLGLAHGAAGVLYALSRAGAERYEEGERWLLAHTDPVPVGTPLGLYDGLAGVAHVLDLLGHRPRALDLMDLVLREKWHKLSSDLRGGLAGLGLVLGGLARTTGETEFAQRAQEVTDILVSRLDEPLPDPKKRRAGLLRGASGPALLFLRQYEATGDPALLDAAGTALRRDLDGCVVQRGGGLEVDEGWRTMPYLAEGSVGIGLVLDDYLARSASAGHSPARSDGRVEFEEARDRILTSAASRFYAQPGLFQGRAGMILHLARTGAPESRRREQIAGLGWYAMSYQGQLAFPGHQMMRLSMDLGTGTAGCLLALGAALDETAPAALPFLPPPRRPQDAAPHQES
- a CDS encoding SapB/AmfS family lanthipeptide, whose amino-acid sequence is MALLDLQTMESDETANTGGNSTLSLLSCVSAASVTLCL
- a CDS encoding ABC transporter ATP-binding protein; this translates as MTTDSPDRPAPAEDTASPLRATVRRTRASCAVLFLVATVSTGLSLALPLTLGRALDVTLAHPDGTGALRWVLWCAVLVLLLAVLDAVETVLSGTTNARATAWLRHRLTGHLLAVGPRAGERFGSGELVARLVGNAAQAGTAPAALAALLAALAGPVGAVVALGLLDPWLAAVFLAGAPLLALLLRAFTQDSSRCVAAYQDAQGRIASGLTEAIGGARTIAACGTADREVARVLRPLPELTRAGHRMWHVQGRAAARAVALAPLLQLGVVAVAGVLLVRGRLTVGEMLAASRYAVLAAGVGVLVGQLSGLVRARASARRLGEVLAEPVTAYGSRRLPPGRGRLELRGVTARRGGRTLLDGVDLVVPGGGTLAVVGRSGAGKSLLAALAGRLADPDDGTVLLDGVPLPELDHDELRRAIGYAFERPALLGDTVADTIGFGVRTAPPDRIRAGAVAARADTFVRRLPDGYATPCRAAPLSGGERQRLGLARVLARDSRLLILDDALSSLDTVTEHQVVDALLHHSPGGTRVIVAHRVSSAARADTVAWLDGGRVRAVGTHARLWRERGYREVFADAEE
- a CDS encoding ABC transporter ATP-binding protein; translation: MPRSEHARAWPTGGDGLRTRGVRFLRQQRRVVARLVLWSVLETGQTFLMGYALARALDEGFLRGRADVGLGWLGVAVLAVAVGAYGTGRVYGAVAALVEPLRDRLVERVVARGVREADGGALSALTQQVEIARDTFAGVVMVSRSFVFTAAGALIGLGSLAPPLLLVVVPPLVVGVGLFAASMRPLAHRQEAFLVADERLADRFGDVCAGLRDVTAGGAEERVAADVGERVEAELRAARSLARWGVPRVASIAVGGQLPIVLLLLAAPWLLRGGVTPGALVGALAYVTQSLLPALQNLVHGMGTSGSRLAVVLRRLVPAGGAADRGSGPDARPAHSPASAPALTVSGLTFAYGPTCAPVVDGLTLSLPPGARLAVVGPSGIGKSTLVSLAAGLLEPQHGTIRLCGHPVSGSAAHAHRVVIPQEAYVFSGTFAENLGCLRPDPVPESELLAAAEAVGLAPLLARHGGPGGRVDPAALSAGERQLIALTRAWLSYACVALLDEATCHLDPAAEERAERAFASRPGTTLVVVAHRIASARRADRVLVMDGRHCAYGTHDELLERSHLYRDLVGNWSATPSTESQPALALRDTDGVDAVAGPGLAGDGRHVVAHGSVGQVEAAGDLRDGRPLRGE
- a CDS encoding SpoIIE family protein phosphatase, whose product is MMEEVRALSGAVYLLEPGGSVLEMAVMAGLPRAFAAPWERVGLGAPVPVAEAARERRFVWVGGEEEMARRYPRVAVVLPYPFALAAVPVATASTVYGAIFVTWPGSHPPELFQRERQQLGAACDRLALRLERAAAERRPLRPEADLLAISPGTPTADTLGTVEAARMVSRLPYGLCSLDLHGRVCFVNAAAPELLGVPAGALLGSQLWVSVPWLDDPVYEDRYRAALLSLHVTSFVALRPPGDWLSFRLYPSATGLSVRITRARAVAELDRAGRRPGGPSSLVTISQVLSLAGALTEAAGVEDVIQLVADEIMPAVGCQTLVMLGSGGGRMRVLGHRGYADARLVERFDGLPLTERTPGMQVLNTGVPAFFESRGELERAYPSVRELPGGTAAWAFLPLIASGRPVGTCVLGYAERHTFPADERAVLTSLGGLIAQALERALLYDAKHRVAHGLQAALLPSSLPSLPGFEAAARYLPATQGMDIGGDFYDLVCSHGRASAVIGDVQGHNVTAAGLMGQIRTAVRAYTTVGQTPQEVMSSTNRLLIDLGTELFASCLYLRLDPGTGRAVMARAGHPQPLLRYPDGQVRVLDLAGGPLLGIDASAEYPATEVELSPGCVLALYTDGLIESPGVDIDETLAALARRLAATGDGPLDELADGLVEFGAGVTDRVDDIALLLLRARTERTERTERTET
- a CDS encoding S1 family peptidase, coding for MSHKRVPKRKAAIAVGSVAAIGAAALLLPNAMASQTDNAAGAAPKTLKATDASDLASQLQQMLGDAFAGSYYDTDKQQLVVNVVEGDNNVIIQAKKAGAAVREVENTIGELKAGAQTLKAKATIPGTAWALDPRTNKIQVTADSTVTGAGWNTIESTVKSLGSGMAAIKKTAGTFKPLVEGGDAIFGGGARCSLGFNVVTGDGTPGFLTAGHCGVAAADWSDAENGDPIATVEAATFPGDGDFALVKYNDPATVAASTVDVGNGQTVDITQAAEAAVGQQVFRMGSTTGLNDGQVTGLDATVNYAEGTVTGLIQTNVCAEAGDSGGSLFTQDGSAIGLTSGGSGDCTVGGETFFQPVTTALAAVGATIGAGDAGAGAGAGAGAGDAAGAGQDAGAGQDAGAGQDAGAGQGVGAGQDAGAGQDAGAGQGVGAGQDAGAGQDAGAGQDAGAAGQDVGAGQDAGLGEEVGGDELGGVNDQTGNGADNGNGADDGTGLGNNQNH